The Myxosarcina sp. GI1 genome has a segment encoding these proteins:
- a CDS encoding esterase-like activity of phytase family protein, whose product MANELIGFASLPADTFAEGPQSGADDGEGNPIEANGRTGPFDGQPVQGFSGVQFAPDNSGALWFLSDNGFGAQENSTDYLLRIYQADPDFAGAEKGDGSVEVQNFVQLSDPDKLIPFNIVNENSEERLLTGSDFDIESFVFDSNGDIWVGDEFGPYLLHFDRGGTLIEAPIPTPNIPRLNTLNGQDPLVIGHRGASGLLPEHTLEAYRVAIAQGADFIEPDLVSTKDGVLIARHEPILDDTTNVAEVFGEDRMSTKILDGEEVTAYFAEDFTLAEIKQLRAVQQNDFRSQEFNGAFEIPTFQEVIELVQEVEAQTGVQVGIYPETKHPTYFDLQDLSPEESLIETLQKTGFTNPNRIFIQSFEFENLIKLQGMLDEAGLGDIPLVQLYGDTTKDASPEDGFSVPYDIRYNLEQGNDLKAIYGQEFLAAVENGLSEATTYRDMDSAEFLQVIADLYAEGAGPWKNNILLRESLEEPVDGNDDGEAEITTQLTGEITSFIDDAHTAGLQVHPYTLRNEEQFLTLEADGTPQTPEREFEQLIQIGADGFFTDFPGTGDKVRDAVVADLVKSPQNPALGEEQLANLNRSQGFEGMAFSPDNTTLYPLLEGPVLGDPDNALRIYKFDPERSEYSDELIGYYPTEDSHPIGDFTPINENEFLVIERDNNEGEEAEFKKIFKIDISKVDENGFVAKEEVVDLLNIADPNDLNEDGKTSFSFPFVTIEDVVVVDEDTILVANDNNYPFSMGREGDIDNNEVILLDLEQPLDLDPTLGGSPLTDTLTPDTESKTTFAQVDSGTTSVFLDLPLLKSAAGITLVDTDSTEEPFSEDFQVGFPIEDSYFTFETDPFVPVSGSIKHSGTVTLGLDDTEVTVGDFSIGFDETRVSETASGFFVADTTEDDLELEILFDVGTPGSLNADAESLEIAEADLLVAPEFAEALGAAELTGADVGDTRVDASAIEPEITVGETTALIPQAGSSYAPEDLQEGSSGDTDFPYGDFKALATVGEIDPDNGHVLTGYPDGQAAWLADQDTVRVAYQSESYATLSSETYPWEMESGATFTGSHVHTIDYDREAFAEFLNNDAAASEMFKGAGHLFDTVYNVFGEIVDGKNLDSTDLSAKWGNQTLPDGTVVEFDSDRQLTLADWFFHSFCGAYYEQANKYGDGIGFEDDVWLMGEEWNIGEMFEEAAAAAGITEEEARISPGEDYFTQTMGLASMVVDIENETAYTVPVLGQSGYEKMIPMNSGHEDYVVMVMAGYNLEVEPAPLTVYVGKKGVDAHGNPLAEGASDRDSFLGRNGLLYGQIYGMAATDETYASLGIDEVDADEFMLDAYATDADAPENFSARYVPTSYQWDGFDTPEAAADTEVFLWEKDGDNGEVNEQPEGHTYFNGDSKTEHPAVDPDITKHRYVQNLTVPSAQLGIDFTDMVNELENNDADGNGLPDYLSADVTRILAGVDGALTLETGGKGKGHIGPNNPDGTLTHATHLEIEEARLDQPDGLQWIKTSDGDYLIVDEDSGNDYGERKMILPIDAETLQLEEERTGYFLASAGGELNPRAIAEISAIPDTFTEATSSEFSGSWNVTHLVQTKEDGSFYTQEEIAGTGIQDIIDRFPLNEQTLIGVVQHSGESSGIIEEREADQGGQIFQFNVADNLALI is encoded by the coding sequence ATGGCTAACGAACTAATCGGTTTTGCCTCGCTTCCTGCGGATACTTTTGCCGAAGGACCGCAATCTGGTGCGGATGATGGTGAAGGTAATCCTATCGAAGCCAACGGTCGAACGGGACCATTTGACGGACAGCCCGTACAGGGTTTTAGCGGCGTACAGTTCGCTCCCGATAATAGCGGTGCGTTGTGGTTTTTATCCGACAACGGCTTTGGCGCACAAGAAAATAGTACCGACTATTTATTACGTATTTATCAAGCAGATCCCGATTTTGCTGGTGCAGAAAAGGGAGACGGTAGTGTAGAAGTGCAAAACTTCGTACAGCTATCCGACCCCGATAAGCTAATTCCTTTTAATATTGTCAACGAAAACAGCGAAGAACGTCTACTTACTGGTAGTGACTTCGATATTGAGTCCTTTGTCTTCGATAGTAATGGCGATATTTGGGTAGGTGATGAATTTGGTCCCTATCTACTTCATTTCGATCGAGGTGGCACTTTAATCGAAGCTCCCATTCCCACACCCAATATCCCCAGGCTCAATACTCTTAACGGACAAGACCCCTTAGTAATCGGACATCGTGGTGCTAGCGGTTTATTACCAGAGCATACCTTAGAAGCTTACCGTGTGGCGATCGCGCAAGGAGCAGACTTTATCGAACCCGATTTAGTTTCTACCAAAGATGGCGTGTTGATTGCCCGTCACGAGCCAATTTTAGACGATACTACTAATGTCGCAGAGGTATTTGGTGAAGACAGAATGTCTACCAAAATACTCGACGGCGAAGAAGTTACCGCTTATTTTGCTGAAGATTTTACCTTAGCAGAAATCAAGCAGTTAAGAGCGGTTCAACAAAACGATTTTCGCTCGCAAGAATTTAACGGTGCTTTTGAAATTCCCACATTTCAAGAAGTCATCGAATTAGTACAAGAAGTCGAGGCGCAAACGGGAGTACAAGTAGGCATCTATCCCGAAACCAAGCATCCTACTTACTTCGATCTTCAGGACTTATCTCCAGAAGAATCGTTAATTGAAACTTTACAAAAAACGGGATTTACCAATCCCAACCGCATCTTTATTCAATCCTTTGAGTTTGAAAACTTAATTAAACTACAGGGAATGTTAGATGAAGCAGGTTTGGGCGATATTCCTTTAGTTCAGCTTTATGGAGACACTACTAAAGATGCCAGTCCCGAAGATGGTTTCTCCGTTCCTTATGACATTCGTTATAACCTCGAACAGGGTAACGACTTAAAGGCAATTTACGGACAAGAGTTTTTAGCTGCGGTCGAAAACGGTTTATCTGAAGCTACTACCTATCGTGACATGGATAGTGCCGAATTCTTACAGGTTATTGCCGACCTCTATGCAGAAGGTGCTGGTCCCTGGAAAAACAATATTCTGCTTAGAGAATCTTTGGAAGAACCAGTTGATGGTAATGACGATGGCGAAGCCGAAATTACCACTCAGCTTACTGGCGAAATTACTTCTTTCATCGATGACGCTCACACTGCGGGTTTGCAGGTTCATCCTTACACTTTACGCAACGAAGAACAGTTTTTAACTTTAGAAGCAGACGGTACCCCTCAAACACCCGAAAGAGAATTCGAGCAGCTAATTCAAATCGGTGCCGATGGCTTCTTCACCGACTTTCCTGGTACTGGAGACAAAGTTAGAGATGCGGTAGTTGCTGACTTGGTTAAATCTCCCCAAAATCCTGCTTTGGGCGAAGAACAGTTAGCCAACTTGAATCGCTCTCAAGGCTTTGAGGGTATGGCGTTTAGTCCCGATAATACTACACTCTATCCTTTGCTCGAAGGTCCAGTATTGGGCGATCCCGACAATGCTTTACGCATCTATAAATTCGATCCCGAACGCAGCGAGTACAGCGATGAGTTAATTGGCTACTATCCCACCGAAGATTCTCATCCCATTGGCGACTTTACTCCCATTAACGAAAACGAGTTTTTAGTTATCGAACGCGATAACAACGAAGGAGAAGAAGCCGAATTCAAAAAAATCTTCAAAATCGATATTTCAAAAGTAGACGAAAACGGTTTTGTCGCTAAAGAAGAAGTTGTCGATTTGCTAAATATTGCCGATCCTAACGACCTAAACGAAGACGGCAAAACTTCTTTTTCTTTCCCCTTCGTAACTATCGAAGACGTAGTGGTAGTAGACGAAGACACTATCTTAGTCGCCAATGACAATAACTATCCTTTCTCGATGGGCAGAGAAGGCGATATCGACAACAACGAAGTTATTTTGCTCGATTTAGAACAACCCTTAGATTTAGACCCTACTTTAGGAGGTAGTCCCTTGACAGATACATTGACACCCGATACCGAATCAAAAACTACTTTTGCTCAAGTCGATTCAGGAACTACTAGTGTTTTTCTCGATTTACCTTTATTAAAATCGGCAGCAGGAATTACCTTGGTCGATACAGATAGTACAGAAGAACCTTTCTCTGAAGACTTCCAAGTAGGTTTTCCCATTGAAGATTCATATTTTACATTTGAAACCGATCCTTTTGTTCCTGTAAGCGGTTCTATTAAACATTCAGGAACAGTCACTCTGGGCTTAGATGACACGGAAGTTACTGTAGGCGATTTCTCGATTGGTTTTGATGAGACAAGAGTCTCAGAAACTGCCAGTGGCTTTTTTGTGGCAGATACAACTGAAGACGATCTAGAGCTAGAAATTTTGTTTGATGTTGGCACTCCAGGTAGCCTTAACGCTGATGCTGAGTCATTAGAAATTGCTGAGGCAGATTTGTTAGTTGCCCCAGAATTTGCCGAAGCTTTAGGGGCTGCGGAACTAACTGGTGCAGACGTTGGTGATACCCGTGTTGATGCTTCTGCTATCGAACCCGAAATAACTGTTGGTGAAACTACTGCGCTGATTCCTCAAGCGGGCAGCTCGTACGCGCCTGAAGATTTGCAGGAAGGCAGTAGTGGCGACACGGATTTTCCTTATGGTGATTTTAAAGCACTAGCGACTGTGGGCGAGATCGATCCAGATAATGGTCACGTACTGACTGGTTATCCAGACGGTCAGGCAGCTTGGTTAGCAGACCAAGATACCGTGCGCGTAGCGTATCAGTCAGAGTCATACGCAACCCTGTCTAGCGAAACATATCCCTGGGAGATGGAGAGTGGCGCAACTTTCACTGGTTCTCACGTCCATACAATTGACTACGATCGCGAGGCATTTGCCGAATTCCTAAACAATGACGCTGCTGCCAGCGAAATGTTTAAGGGTGCAGGACATCTATTCGACACTGTCTATAACGTCTTCGGTGAGATTGTTGACGGCAAAAACTTAGACTCGACCGACCTAAGTGCTAAATGGGGCAACCAAACTCTGCCAGACGGCACGGTAGTCGAGTTCGACTCAGATCGGCAGCTTACCTTAGCTGACTGGTTCTTCCATTCTTTCTGCGGTGCATACTACGAGCAAGCCAACAAGTACGGCGACGGCATCGGCTTTGAAGACGATGTGTGGCTAATGGGCGAGGAGTGGAACATTGGTGAAATGTTTGAGGAGGCTGCTGCCGCTGCTGGCATTACTGAAGAAGAAGCCCGCATCTCTCCAGGAGAGGACTACTTTACTCAAACTATGGGTCTGGCTTCCATGGTTGTAGACATTGAAAATGAGACGGCTTACACGGTGCCAGTGTTGGGTCAGTCTGGCTATGAGAAAATGATCCCCATGAACTCAGGTCATGAGGACTATGTTGTCATGGTGATGGCGGGCTATAACCTTGAAGTTGAGCCAGCACCGCTGACGGTCTACGTAGGTAAGAAAGGTGTAGATGCCCACGGCAACCCTCTTGCCGAGGGTGCTAGCGATCGCGATTCCTTCTTGGGTCGCAACGGTCTACTATACGGTCAGATCTACGGTATGGCTGCTACTGACGAGACTTACGCTTCTCTTGGTATTGACGAGGTCGATGCTGACGAGTTTATGTTGGATGCTTACGCTACTGATGCCGATGCTCCCGAAAACTTCAGCGCGCGTTACGTTCCTACTAGCTACCAGTGGGATGGCTTCGACACTCCTGAAGCAGCCGCAGACACCGAGGTATTTCTATGGGAGAAAGATGGCGACAACGGTGAGGTAAACGAGCAGCCAGAGGGTCACACCTACTTCAACGGTGACAGCAAGACCGAACACCCAGCAGTAGATCCCGATATCACCAAGCATCGCTATGTCCAAAACCTGACCGTCCCCAGCGCTCAGTTAGGCATCGATTTTACCGATATGGTTAACGAGCTAGAAAATAACGATGCCGATGGCAACGGTCTGCCAGATTACCTATCGGCAGACGTAACTCGCATCTTAGCTGGTGTAGACGGCGCGCTGACTTTAGAAACTGGTGGTAAGGGTAAGGGTCACATTGGACCAAACAACCCCGATGGTACGCTTACCCATGCGACTCATTTAGAAATTGAGGAAGCTCGGCTGGATCAACCCGATGGCTTACAGTGGATTAAGACCTCTGATGGTGACTACCTGATTGTGGATGAGGACTCAGGTAACGACTACGGCGAGCGGAAAATGATTCTGCCTATCGATGCCGAGACGTTGCAGCTAGAAGAAGAACGTACGGGCTACTTCTTAGCATCTGCTGGTGGTGAACTCAATCCTCGTGCGATCGCGGAAATTTCAGCAATTCCCGACACCTTTACAGAGGCTACTAGCTCGGAGTTTTCTGGCTCCTGGAACGTGACTCACCTGGTGCAGACTAAGGAAGACGGTAGCTTCTACACTCAAGAAGAAATCGCTGGAACTGGCATACAAGATATTATCGACCGATTCCCTCTAAATGAGCAGACGCTAATCGGCGTAGTGCAGCACAGTGGCGAATCTAGTGGCATCATCGAGGAGCGCGAGGCAGACCAAGGCGGTCAAATCTTCCAGTTCAATGTAGCAGACAATTTAGCTCTTATTTAG
- a CDS encoding alpha-D-ribose 1-methylphosphonate 5-phosphate C-P-lyase PhnJ — MTQTEPGFNFAYLDEQTKRSIRRAILKAVAIPGHQIPFSSREMPMSYGWGTGGIQVTASVIGKEDTLKVIDQGADDTTNAVNIKRFLKKVCGVDTTEKTSEATLIQTRHRIPETPLTEGQIIVYQVPMPEPLFIIEPSRTEAAKMHALEEYGSMYVKLYEDITNFGQIATAYDYPVMVNDRYLMKPSPIPRFDNPKMNNNPALQLFGAGRAKRIYAVPPYTKVKSLDFEDYPFSGEKWDDKACEFCGSTESYLDEVVIDDRGTRMWICSDTDYCNSRRAQLAAKIEKKKPI, encoded by the coding sequence ATGACTCAAACAGAACCAGGCTTTAACTTTGCCTATCTCGACGAACAAACCAAACGCTCTATTCGACGCGCTATCTTGAAAGCTGTCGCCATACCAGGACATCAAATTCCGTTTTCCTCTCGCGAAATGCCAATGTCTTATGGTTGGGGAACGGGAGGTATTCAAGTAACAGCTTCGGTAATAGGTAAAGAAGATACTTTAAAAGTTATCGATCAGGGTGCAGACGACACTACTAATGCCGTAAATATCAAACGCTTTTTAAAAAAAGTTTGTGGTGTAGATACCACAGAAAAAACCAGTGAAGCTACTTTGATTCAAACCCGTCATCGTATTCCAGAAACCCCGTTAACCGAAGGGCAAATTATAGTTTATCAAGTTCCCATGCCCGAACCTCTATTTATTATCGAACCATCGAGAACCGAAGCGGCAAAAATGCACGCTTTAGAAGAATATGGCTCGATGTACGTCAAATTGTATGAAGATATTACTAATTTTGGACAAATTGCCACTGCTTATGATTATCCCGTAATGGTTAACGATCGCTATTTAATGAAACCAAGTCCCATACCTCGTTTTGATAATCCTAAAATGAATAACAATCCCGCACTGCAATTATTCGGTGCGGGAAGAGCTAAGCGAATTTATGCCGTTCCACCCTATACCAAAGTTAAAAGTTTAGACTTTGAAGATTATCCTTTTTCAGGTGAAAAATGGGACGATAAAGCCTGTGAATTTTGCGGTTCGACTGAAAGTTATTTGGATGAAGTAGTAATTGACGATCGCGGAACTAGAATGTGGATTTGTTCTGATACCGATTACTGTAATTCACGCCGTGCGCAACTTGCGGCTAAAATTGAAAAGAAAAAACCCATTTGA
- a CDS encoding VOC family protein, whose amino-acid sequence MISGLNHLNLSVTNLEASFDFYTQKLQFKPLAKWKRGVYMLAGDLWFCLSLNRESDRHVASVYTHYAFSISQTELNYYRQNIKQLNLRLWQDNTSEGDSLYILDPDNHKLELHVGNWQTRLNAVKENSYEEMIFYV is encoded by the coding sequence ATGATCTCAGGATTAAACCATTTAAATTTATCTGTTACTAATTTGGAGGCTTCCTTTGACTTTTATACTCAGAAGTTGCAGTTTAAACCTCTAGCTAAATGGAAACGTGGTGTATATATGTTGGCTGGCGATCTTTGGTTCTGTTTGTCTTTAAATCGAGAGAGCGATCGCCACGTAGCTTCTGTCTACACTCATTACGCTTTTAGTATTTCTCAAACAGAGTTGAATTATTATCGTCAAAATATCAAGCAATTAAATCTTAGATTATGGCAGGACAACACTAGCGAAGGCGACTCTTTATATATTCTCGATCCAGACAATCATAAATTAGAACTTCACGTTGGTAATTGGCAAACTCGCCTAAATGCAGTTAAAGAAAATTCTTATGAAGAAATGATTTTTTATGTCTAG
- a CDS encoding cupin domain-containing protein: protein MNQAHFPDKIRTLPIFQGRFEANRLTTENVDIYFASYSQGTEIEAHQHNSDNHGVVTQGELILIVDGKEEYYSLGDWYHLKPHQVHAARFDRDTFIIEFWFK from the coding sequence ATGAACCAAGCTCATTTTCCCGACAAGATTCGTACTTTACCAATTTTCCAAGGTAGATTTGAGGCAAATAGATTGACTACAGAAAATGTAGATATTTATTTTGCTAGTTATTCTCAAGGTACGGAAATCGAAGCGCATCAACACAATAGCGACAATCACGGCGTAGTAACTCAAGGAGAGTTGATTTTAATTGTTGATGGCAAAGAAGAATATTACAGCTTAGGAGATTGGTATCACCTTAAACCTCATCAAGTTCATGCAGCTAGATTCGATCGCGATACTTTTATTATTGAGTTTTGGTTTAAATAG